A stretch of Lathyrus oleraceus cultivar Zhongwan6 chromosome 6, CAAS_Psat_ZW6_1.0, whole genome shotgun sequence DNA encodes these proteins:
- the LOC127092356 gene encoding thaumatin-like protein 1b codes for MGRSRVQFSSNIKMAITPIALCLNIALFFYVVGGAKVTFTNKCGYTVWPGTLTGDQKPQLSTTGFELVPQATNSVDLPSPWSGRFWARTGCSNNNGRFSCATADCASGQVECNGAGAIPPATLVEITVAPNGGQDFYDVSNVDGSNVPMSVTPQGGNGDCKTSSCQGNINTVCPAELQVKGSDGSVVACQSACLKFNTDEYCCRGSHNTQPTCPPSNYSMIFKNQCPDAYSYAYDDKTGTFTCFGGPSYAITFCPS; via the exons ATGGGAAGAAGCAGAGTGCAATTTTCATCAAATATCAAAATGGCAATTACTCCTATTGCTCTCTGCCTTAACATTGCACTCTTCTTCTATG TGGTTGGAGGAGCCAAAGTGACATTCACAAATAAATGTGGATACACTGTATGGCCTGGAACACTGACCGGAGACCAAAAGCCACAACTATCAACAACTGGTTTTGAGTTGGTTCCTCAAGCAACCAACTCAGTCGACCTTCCTTCTCCATGGTCAGGTCGGTTTTGGGCCCGAACCGGATGCTCAAACAACAACGGAAGGTTTAGTTGCGCCACGGCCGATTGCGCGTCCGGTCAAGTCGAGTGCAACGGTGCTGGCGCAATTCCACCAGCAACTTTAGTCGAAATCACAGTGGCTCCAAATGGTGGACAAGATTTCTACGACGTGAGCAACGTGGACGGATCCAACGTGCCGATGTCTGTAACTCCGCAAGGCGGGAATGGTGATTGCAAAACGTCAAGCTGTCAGGGGAATATCAATACTGTGTGTCCGGCTGAGCTTCAAGTGAAAGGCTCTGATGGGAGTGTGGTTGCTTGTCAGAGTGCTTGTTTGAAGTTTAATACAGACGAGTATTGTTGCCGTGGAAGTCATAATACACAGCCTACCTGCCCACCATCAAACTACTCGATGATTTTTAAGAATCAATGTCCTGATGCTTATAGTTATGCTTACGATGATAAAACTGGAACTTTCACATGCTTTGGTGGACCTAGCTATGCTATCACCTTCTGTCCCTCCTAA